From Coffea arabica cultivar ET-39 chromosome 10e, Coffea Arabica ET-39 HiFi, whole genome shotgun sequence, one genomic window encodes:
- the LOC113712039 gene encoding uncharacterized protein — protein MEGKEGEKEEAQAKGKGKEKAQEKGKENEQEKGKEEWKDEEKEMDFVTDFFIPKDSTAILHLAVEHGVFELVEKCLKAFPDLIWYADKPPKSVPSRHAHYTSEVVGRLLWNDTTQHEHASTSTAKMYHHGTEYANTTSGHWEWHEGQCADTATRTGRLLLHVAIEHRRVEIFNYLITLIGKNTKAYADLKLEGNNNSLHLAANLAPTPQLQSVQGPAFQMQRELQWFKAVEELVYDELKTEKNSNDKTPRELFFNEHKDLLKDAKEWMKDTSHSCMVVAALVATVAFAAMIQVPGGTNNKTGFPVLAGKKLFVAFSVSNALSMVSSAVSLVMFISIQTSRHTEGDFLDSLPKKLLRGLLSLSIAIATMMISFGSAIELSLQKIIKWSYISITIIACVPVILFFWLQLPLLLRAIRVECGPGIFQGQRDRKLWRLKKIGCRPLACDRV, from the exons atggaagggaaagagggagagaaagaAGAAGCGCAAgcgaaagggaaagggaaagagaaagcgcaagagaaagggaaagagaaCGAGCAAGAGAAAGGGAAAGAGGAATGGAAAGacgaagagaaagaaatggactTTGTTACGGATTTCTTCATCCCTAAGGATAGCACTGCAATCTTGCACTTAGCGGTAGAGCATGGAGTATTTGAACTTGTAGAAAAGTGTCTAAAAGCTTTTCCTGATCTAATTTGGTATGCAGACAAACCCCCCAAAAGTGTGCCGTCGCGTCATGCTCATTATACAAGCGAAGTCGTAGGACGTTTGTTGTGGAATGATACTACTCAACATGAACATGCAAGCACATCCACCGCAAAAATGTATCATCATGGTACTGAATATGCAAACACAACCTCTGGACATTGGGAGTGGCATGAGGGTCAATGTGCCGACACAGCCACCCGCACCGGACGTTTGTTGTTGCATGTAGCTATTGAGCATCGCCGAGTGGAGATATttaattacttgattacttTGATTGGAAAAAATACTAAGGCGTATGCTGATTTAAAACTTGAAGGGAATAACAATTCTCTTCATTTGGCAGCAAATTTGGCTCCTACACCTCAACTCCAATCTGTCCAAGGTCCCGCATTTCAGATGCAGCGAGAATTACAATGGTTTAAG GCTGTGGAAGAATTAGTTTATGATGAGTTAAAGACGGAAAAGAACTCAAACGACAAAACACCTCGAGAATTATTCTTCAATGAGCACAAAGATTTGCTAAAGGATGCAAAGGAATGGATGAAGGACACATCACATTCGTGCATGGTGGTAGCTGCTCTGGTCGCAACAGTTGCATTTGCTGCTATGATCCAGGTACCGGGTGGCACTAATAATAAAACGGGCTTCCCTGTGCTGGCAGGGAAAAAACTTTTCGTGGCATTTTCCGTATCAAACGCATTGTCCATGGTATCCTCCGCTGTTTCTCTGGTcatgtttatctcaattcaaaCATCTAGACATACAGAAGGGGATTTTCTGGATTCACTTCCCAAGAAATTGCTTCGAGGTCTACTTTCCTTGTCCATTGCTATAGCCACAATGATGATATCTTTTGGTTCAGCAATTGAATTGTCACTTCAGAAGATTATCAAGTGGAGTTACATTTCCATCACAATCATTGCTTGTGTCCCTGTTATCCTTTTCTTCTGGTTGCAGCTTCCTTTGCTTTTGCGAGCGATCAGAGTCGAGTGTGGACCTGGCATTTTTCAGGGACAAAGGGATCGCAAGCTTTGGCGCCTCAAGAAAATTGGCTGCCGTCCATTGGCATGTGACAGGGTATGA